A stretch of the Coprobacillus cateniformis genome encodes the following:
- a CDS encoding Asp23/Gls24 family envelope stress response protein, with the protein MITKTTDLGDINLSLDVVASITGGAATECYGVVGMASQKIMKDGFYDLLGRENYSKGIVVEDGDTGIILNVYIIVGYGVKISEVVYEVQKKVKYVLETTLDVDIEAVNVFVQSIRVID; encoded by the coding sequence ATGATCACAAAGACTACAGATTTAGGAGATATTAATCTTTCATTAGATGTTGTTGCAAGTATAACAGGTGGGGCTGCTACTGAATGCTATGGGGTTGTTGGAATGGCAAGCCAGAAAATTATGAAAGATGGCTTTTATGATTTATTGGGGAGAGAAAATTATTCTAAAGGTATTGTTGTAGAAGATGGCGATACTGGGATTATTTTAAATGTATATATTATTGTTGGTTATGGGGTAAAGATATCTGAAGTTGTTTATGAAGTCCAAAAGAAAGTCAAATATGTATTAGAAACGACTTTAGACGTTGATATTGAAGCCGTGAATGTTTTTGTACAAAGCATTCGAGTAATAGATTAG